The Natranaerovirga pectinivora genome includes a window with the following:
- a CDS encoding YeiH family protein yields MSQVNEKKSNGRFSSLILKEDWWAVWLGIILMVATLVGWLTKPVLPGRWGREGSFDIVKSINFENLPGILWTGIVSWAVFSLAVYFFKRSNFKKFVVSFPIIFVLAIVAFLIGNYNPWRHYGFNNVIWALVIGLIISNTIKTPEFLKGAMYTELFIKTGLVLLGASILFDRVLELGALGLGVAWIVTPLVIVIMYWFSQRVLKMKDGRSLAITLVSALSVCGVSAAIATGSAAKAKKEEISLAISISLIFTILMMIFMPVLIRVMGLSPAVGGAWIGGTVDATGAVVAASTMLGEEAMQVAAIIKMVQNVLIGIVAFAVAAFFTTVYEKDAEGKRTVSVKEIWIRMPKFILGFIGASLVFSFIIPGDSVSASLSVLNDYREFFFTLAFISIGLESNFKDMAKLVKGGNPLKLYLVGQTLNIVLTLIAAIVFFGGRFFTLPF; encoded by the coding sequence ATGAGTCAAGTAAATGAAAAGAAATCAAATGGGAGATTTAGCTCTTTAATATTAAAAGAAGATTGGTGGGCAGTTTGGTTAGGCATTATCCTTATGGTAGCAACTCTTGTTGGATGGTTAACTAAACCAGTGTTACCAGGAAGATGGGGACGCGAAGGTTCTTTTGATATCGTAAAGTCAATTAACTTTGAAAATTTACCAGGAATACTATGGACAGGAATTGTATCTTGGGCAGTGTTTTCATTAGCAGTATATTTCTTTAAAAGAAGTAATTTTAAAAAGTTTGTAGTAAGCTTTCCTATAATATTTGTTTTAGCAATTGTAGCCTTTTTAATAGGTAATTATAATCCTTGGAGACATTATGGATTTAACAATGTTATTTGGGCATTAGTGATTGGTTTAATCATTAGTAATACAATTAAAACACCTGAATTCTTAAAAGGTGCCATGTACACAGAATTATTTATAAAAACAGGTTTAGTACTTTTAGGTGCTTCCATTTTATTTGATAGAGTATTAGAACTAGGCGCTTTAGGATTAGGGGTTGCTTGGATCGTAACACCATTAGTAATTGTAATAATGTACTGGTTCTCACAAAGAGTTTTAAAAATGAAAGATGGACGTAGTTTAGCCATAACATTAGTATCTGCATTATCCGTATGTGGGGTATCAGCAGCAATCGCAACTGGTTCAGCAGCAAAAGCAAAAAAAGAAGAAATCAGTTTAGCCATATCAATCAGTTTGATCTTTACAATTTTAATGATGATCTTTATGCCGGTTCTTATAAGAGTAATGGGACTTTCTCCAGCAGTTGGAGGGGCTTGGATTGGTGGTACTGTAGATGCAACAGGTGCCGTTGTTGCAGCAAGTACTATGTTAGGTGAAGAAGCAATGCAAGTAGCAGCTATAATTAAAATGGTTCAAAATGTATTAATTGGTATCGTTGCTTTTGCAGTAGCTGCATTCTTTACAACAGTTTATGAAAAAGACGCTGAGGGTAAAAGAACTGTAAGTGTTAAAGAGATTTGGATTAGAATGCCTAAGTTTATACTTGGATTCATTGGTGCATCATTAGTATTTTCTTTTATCATACCAGGAGATTCAGTATCAGCAAGTTTATCCGTGTTAAATGATTATAGAGAGTTTTTCTTTACACTAGCATTTATAAGCATTGGGTTAGAGTCTAACTTTAAAGATATGGCTAAGTTAGTAAAAGGTGGAAACCCACTTAAATTATATTTAGTAGGTCAAACCCTTAATATTGTATTAACATTAATAGCAGCTATCGTATTTTTTGGTGGAAGGTTCTTTACACTACCTTTCTAG
- the thiS gene encoding sulfur carrier protein ThiS: MQIKINGEVKELEKALNVTELLQTQDVKMPEMVSVELNGEIIDRDDFDTTVVKENDEVEFLYFMGGGAFGI, from the coding sequence ATGCAAATCAAAATCAATGGTGAAGTGAAAGAATTAGAGAAAGCATTAAACGTAACAGAGCTTTTACAAACTCAAGATGTAAAAATGCCAGAAATGGTTTCAGTAGAACTTAATGGTGAAATAATAGATAGAGATGATTTTGATACAACAGTAGTAAAAGAAAATGATGAGGTGGAATTCCTATACTTTATGGGAGGTGGCGCATTTGGAATTTAA
- a CDS encoding HesA/MoeB/ThiF family protein, which yields MEFNEERIERYSRHIILSEVGVEGQEKLLNAKVLVIGTGGLGAPAAMYLAAAGVGTIGLVDGDVVDLSNLQRQIIHGTKDVNKDKVQSGKETINEMNPDVNVITYNTFVDSSNILDIIKDQDYDFIIDGTDNFSAKFLINDACVLAKKPYSHAGIIRFQGQLTTYLPENNTPCYRCIFKQPPPEGVVPTCREAGVLGVMGGVVGTLQATEAVKYILGLGDLLAGYLLTYDALKMEFRKIKIKHNGKCGVCGDNPTIDTLIDYSGPICDLKSGKLEG from the coding sequence TTGGAATTTAATGAAGAACGCATTGAAAGGTATTCAAGACATATTATCTTATCAGAAGTAGGTGTTGAAGGCCAAGAGAAGTTATTAAATGCTAAAGTACTTGTAATCGGTACAGGTGGTTTAGGTGCGCCAGCAGCAATGTACCTTGCAGCAGCAGGTGTTGGAACCATTGGATTAGTTGATGGTGATGTGGTTGATTTATCGAACTTACAAAGACAAATTATCCATGGTACAAAAGATGTGAATAAAGATAAAGTGCAATCTGGAAAAGAAACAATTAATGAAATGAATCCAGATGTTAATGTGATTACTTATAATACTTTTGTTGATTCTTCAAATATATTAGATATTATCAAAGATCAAGACTATGATTTTATCATAGATGGTACGGATAATTTTAGTGCGAAATTTTTAATAAACGATGCCTGTGTTTTGGCTAAAAAGCCATATTCTCACGCAGGAATCATACGTTTTCAAGGTCAATTAACAACTTATCTTCCAGAAAACAATACACCATGTTACAGATGTATTTTCAAACAGCCACCTCCAGAAGGTGTTGTGCCTACCTGTAGAGAAGCTGGTGTTCTAGGTGTAATGGGTGGCGTAGTTGGGACATTACAAGCGACGGAAGCGGTTAAATACATCCTTGGATTAGGGGATTTATTAGCAGGATACCTTCTTACATACGATGCCCTTAAAATGGAATTTAGAAAAATTAAAATCAAGCATAATGGTAAATGTGGCGTATGTGGAGACAATCCAACAATTGATACATTAATTGATTACTCAGGACCTATTTGTGATTTAAAAAGCGGCAAATTGGAAGGGTGA
- a CDS encoding M67 family metallopeptidase, with translation MVVKISRENVDKIIEQGKKEFPIECCGLIGGIKEEDRFIIKEIHSLYNTDQSSEHFSMDPKEQFQVIKALRKNNLELLGNYHSHPYTPSRPSDEDKKLAYDSAMIYGILSLAADEPVLNFFMIYDQDEVKKLELEID, from the coding sequence ATGGTTGTAAAAATATCAAGAGAAAATGTTGATAAAATTATAGAACAAGGTAAAAAAGAATTTCCAATAGAATGTTGTGGGTTAATTGGTGGCATAAAAGAGGAAGATAGATTTATCATAAAAGAAATTCATTCTTTATACAATACGGATCAAAGTAGCGAACATTTTTCTATGGATCCAAAAGAACAATTTCAAGTGATTAAAGCTTTAAGAAAAAACAACCTTGAACTTTTAGGAAATTATCATTCTCATCCTTATACACCGTCAAGACCATCAGATGAAGATAAAAAGCTAGCATATGACTCTGCTATGATATATGGAATTCTTTCCTTAGCAGCAGATGAGCCAGTACTTAACTTTTTTATGATATACGATCAAGATGAAGTTAAAAAACTAGAATTAGAAATAGATTAG
- a CDS encoding sulfurtransferase TusA family protein — protein MIKIPERVINEIKEYPVKLKEFKAGIIEPDRFKPYRVSMGIYEQRDNNTFMIRTRIPSGVITLEQFKKITELADIHSHGHVHLTTRQDVQFHKVSLEGTEAIMMGLLDVGIMTRGTGGNTARNVVASALSGVSKEEPFDVTLDALATTEFLLTEPSAFNLPRKYKIGFSISKADDANATVSDLGFIAKEKDGQLGYELYGAGGLGGRSTTALKLDEFIPRSEILYHVLAMKNIFEKEGDRTNKHSARIRFIVYRLGEEEFRRRYNEELEIVKKEYKLDLDLPLEVSSAAPNNNAASKSNNIVAQRQEGLYALYIHPQNGNITVKNINKILDFLSNLAYETTIRLTNTQGLYVRDLKEEDVSKLDEITKEFSSPFVLDHSVACAGAATCKLGLCLSQNLLDAIVEKFETVEESIKSLLPQIFISGCPNSCGQHQKGKIGLAGKAKRTEKGLVPHYTLFLNGNFGENAELGKASGDIPTKKIPDFLYEIGVLKSQSNIESFSEFLNAKADEINNLVQKFSEIDVDNEDLYYDYGSDEKFSLKGRGPGECSAGVLDVIQLDLNNADAALADYDKSKVSSKLYDASVSAARALLVLNGVDSSKERVIFKEFDTHFIDTGLIKKEIKELINDLIDFKLGDIDSLHEQYEDVKYLATRVRKMFESLSPQLNITLEKEWHPEITEVEETSSESKENTSLNIVDFKGVKCPINFVKVKIELSKIPSGETIGFYLDDGEPIKNVPRSVEGEGHEIIEINENFEGYNLLVVKKK, from the coding sequence ATGATAAAAATACCAGAAAGAGTTATAAACGAAATTAAAGAATACCCTGTAAAATTAAAAGAGTTTAAAGCAGGGATTATAGAGCCAGATAGATTTAAACCTTATAGAGTATCTATGGGGATTTATGAGCAAAGAGATAATAATACCTTTATGATTAGAACAAGAATACCATCAGGGGTTATTACTTTAGAACAGTTTAAAAAGATAACTGAATTAGCAGATATACACAGTCATGGCCATGTCCATCTTACAACAAGACAGGATGTTCAATTCCATAAAGTGTCATTAGAAGGCACAGAAGCTATTATGATGGGATTATTAGATGTGGGTATCATGACTAGAGGAACAGGTGGAAATACAGCAAGAAATGTTGTTGCTTCAGCATTATCAGGTGTTTCAAAAGAAGAACCATTTGACGTTACTTTAGATGCGTTGGCTACAACAGAATTCCTTTTAACGGAACCTAGTGCTTTTAATTTACCAAGAAAATATAAAATTGGATTTTCTATTTCTAAGGCAGACGATGCCAATGCAACAGTATCTGATTTAGGTTTTATTGCAAAAGAAAAAGATGGCCAATTAGGATATGAATTGTATGGTGCAGGTGGATTAGGTGGAAGATCTACAACAGCATTAAAGTTAGATGAGTTTATTCCAAGGAGTGAAATTCTGTACCATGTACTAGCAATGAAAAATATCTTCGAAAAAGAAGGCGATAGAACCAATAAGCATAGTGCAAGAATTCGTTTTATTGTGTATAGATTAGGTGAAGAAGAATTTAGAAGAAGATACAATGAAGAATTGGAAATTGTAAAAAAAGAGTATAAATTGGACTTAGACTTACCATTAGAAGTATCTAGTGCTGCACCAAACAACAATGCAGCTTCTAAAAGTAATAATATCGTGGCACAAAGACAAGAAGGATTATACGCATTATACATCCACCCACAAAATGGAAATATAACTGTTAAAAATATAAATAAAATATTAGATTTCTTAAGTAACCTTGCTTACGAAACTACTATCAGATTAACAAATACACAAGGTTTATATGTGAGAGATTTAAAAGAAGAAGATGTTAGCAAACTTGATGAAATAACAAAAGAGTTCTCATCACCATTTGTTTTAGATCATTCTGTAGCTTGTGCAGGTGCTGCCACTTGTAAATTAGGCTTATGCTTATCACAAAATTTATTAGACGCTATTGTTGAAAAATTTGAAACAGTTGAGGAGAGCATCAAATCTTTATTGCCTCAAATTTTTATCTCAGGATGTCCAAACTCTTGTGGACAACATCAAAAAGGTAAAATTGGTTTAGCAGGAAAAGCAAAAAGAACAGAAAAAGGCTTAGTGCCTCACTATACTTTATTCTTAAATGGAAACTTTGGAGAGAATGCAGAGTTAGGTAAAGCTTCTGGAGATATTCCAACTAAAAAAATACCAGACTTTTTATATGAAATTGGAGTATTAAAAAGTCAAAGCAATATAGAAAGTTTTTCAGAGTTTTTAAATGCTAAAGCAGATGAAATCAATAATTTAGTTCAAAAATTTAGCGAGATTGATGTAGACAATGAAGACTTATATTACGATTATGGTTCAGATGAGAAATTCTCATTAAAAGGTAGAGGACCAGGAGAATGTAGTGCTGGGGTTCTAGACGTTATTCAATTAGATCTAAACAATGCAGATGCAGCATTAGCTGATTATGATAAATCAAAAGTATCGAGTAAATTATACGATGCATCTGTATCAGCAGCAAGAGCTTTACTTGTATTAAATGGTGTGGATTCATCAAAAGAAAGAGTGATTTTTAAAGAGTTTGATACACATTTTATTGATACTGGTTTGATTAAAAAAGAGATTAAAGAATTAATTAATGATTTAATTGACTTCAAATTAGGGGATATTGATAGCCTTCATGAGCAATATGAAGATGTAAAATACCTTGCTACAAGAGTTAGAAAAATGTTTGAATCATTAAGCCCACAATTAAATATTACTTTAGAAAAAGAATGGCATCCAGAAATAACAGAAGTTGAAGAAACGTCAAGTGAATCAAAAGAAAATACTTCTCTTAATATTGTTGATTTTAAAGGTGTAAAATGCCCTATAAACTTTGTAAAAGTAAAAATAGAGTTATCTAAAATACCAAGTGGTGAAACCATTGGATTTTATTTAGATGATGGAGAGCCAATTAAGAATGTACCAAGAAGTGTTGAAGGTGAAGGCCATGAAATCATAGAGATTAATGAAAACTTTGAGGGTTATAATCTGTTAGTAGTTAAGAAAAAATAG
- the cysK gene encoding cysteine synthase A, whose product MIYDNISQLIGSTPVVKLNKLASENIAEVYVKLEMFNPGGSVKDRIAFNMIEQAEKDGFIKPGDTIVEPTSGNTGIGLAMVATVKGYNLVLVMPESMSTERRKLLKAYGAELVLTKAHLGMKGSIDKAVELAEENGYYMLQQFENAANPAIHRVTTAQEIISDFGNDLDAFVAGVGTGGTITGVGEILKENIKGIQVVAVEPWDSAVLSNEEPGPHMIQGIGAGFVPKILNVKVFDRIVKVSNEDALETAKALGKQEGIFVGISSGAAVYAAIEVAKELGKGKKVLAIAPDGGERYLSTLLV is encoded by the coding sequence ATGATATATGATAATATCTCCCAATTAATTGGAAGTACACCAGTTGTAAAATTAAATAAATTGGCCAGTGAAAATATAGCAGAGGTTTATGTAAAGTTAGAAATGTTTAATCCTGGTGGTTCTGTCAAAGACAGAATCGCCTTCAATATGATAGAACAGGCAGAAAAAGATGGGTTTATAAAACCAGGAGATACCATTGTTGAACCAACTAGTGGGAATACAGGGATCGGGTTAGCTATGGTTGCCACAGTAAAAGGCTATAATTTAGTATTGGTTATGCCAGAGTCTATGTCTACTGAAAGAAGAAAGTTACTTAAAGCTTATGGCGCAGAATTAGTTCTAACAAAAGCTCATCTAGGGATGAAAGGTTCTATTGATAAAGCAGTAGAATTAGCTGAAGAAAATGGTTACTATATGCTACAGCAGTTTGAGAATGCTGCTAATCCAGCCATTCATAGAGTAACAACAGCACAGGAGATTATTAGCGATTTTGGTAATGATTTGGATGCTTTTGTTGCTGGTGTTGGAACTGGTGGAACCATAACTGGTGTTGGTGAAATTTTAAAAGAAAATATTAAAGGCATACAGGTCGTTGCTGTAGAGCCTTGGGATTCAGCAGTTTTATCTAATGAAGAGCCTGGACCACATATGATTCAAGGGATTGGAGCTGGGTTTGTTCCTAAAATCCTTAATGTGAAGGTTTTTGATAGGATTGTTAAGGTGTCTAATGAAGATGCGTTAGAGACTGCTAAGGCCTTAGGGAAACAGGAAGGAATTTTTGTAGGGATATCTTCTGGAGCAGCTGTTTATGCGGCTATTGAAGTGGCTAAGGAACTTGGTAAGGGTAAGAAGGTTTTAGCTATTGCACCTGATGGTGGAGAGAGGTATTTGTCTACCCTTCTTGTTTAG
- a CDS encoding O-acetylhomoserine aminocarboxypropyltransferase/cysteine synthase family protein: MRFQTNLIHGNRADDRETGATNVPIYLSNSYAHKTAKELADIFSGRDMGYVYTRISNPSVDAFEKRMLAVEGGIAAIATASGMSAIYLALMNILLPGDEIIAASGVFGGTYNLLKNLQQQNIKVKFLDELNDKTLTSEITEKTKVVFAETIGNPKLDVLDIETVSRVCSEKEVVFIVDSTVTTPYLIKPIELGADIVIHSTSKYINGTSNAIGGIIVDGGSVKYMNSKYTNFEMYAKRFRKFAFTAKLRNELGKDLGTSMAPMNANLNLTGIETLKLRMREHCKNALQLAEYLSASPKVTEVNYPGLKESPYYTLASKYYGNECGGILTVRFGSKEKAYSFIDQLNIMSNLANIGDTKSLIIHPASTICAQNTTEEKEQMGVYEDLVRISVGIEDIEDIIEDVQQALDKI, encoded by the coding sequence ATGCGTTTTCAAACGAATTTAATTCATGGTAATAGAGCAGATGATAGAGAGACTGGGGCTACTAATGTGCCTATTTATTTGTCTAATTCATATGCACATAAGACGGCTAAGGAGTTGGCGGATATTTTTTCTGGTAGGGATATGGGGTATGTTTATACTCGTATTTCTAATCCTAGTGTAGATGCTTTTGAGAAAAGAATGTTGGCTGTGGAAGGTGGTATAGCGGCCATTGCTACCGCTTCTGGTATGTCAGCGATTTACTTAGCCCTTATGAATATTCTTTTGCCAGGGGATGAAATTATTGCAGCTTCAGGTGTTTTTGGTGGTACTTACAATTTGCTTAAGAATTTGCAACAGCAAAATATTAAAGTGAAGTTTTTAGATGAGTTAAATGACAAGACTTTAACAAGTGAGATTACAGAAAAGACAAAAGTTGTTTTTGCTGAGACTATAGGTAATCCTAAGTTAGATGTTTTGGATATTGAAACAGTGTCTAGAGTCTGTAGTGAGAAGGAAGTTGTTTTTATTGTAGATTCTACAGTGACCACACCTTATCTGATTAAGCCTATTGAGTTAGGTGCGGATATTGTTATACATTCAACCTCTAAGTACATTAACGGAACATCTAATGCCATTGGTGGTATTATTGTTGATGGTGGTAGCGTTAAATACATGAATAGCAAGTATACAAATTTTGAAATGTATGCTAAGAGATTTAGAAAGTTTGCTTTTACAGCTAAGTTAAGAAATGAATTAGGAAAAGATTTAGGAACAAGTATGGCACCTATGAATGCTAATTTGAATCTTACAGGGATAGAAACATTAAAGCTAAGAATGAGAGAGCACTGTAAGAATGCCCTTCAGTTGGCGGAATATTTATCAGCGAGTCCAAAGGTAACAGAGGTCAATTACCCAGGTCTTAAAGAGAGTCCTTATTATACATTAGCAAGTAAATATTATGGCAATGAGTGTGGGGGTATTTTAACAGTTCGCTTTGGATCTAAAGAAAAAGCTTATAGTTTTATAGATCAACTTAATATTATGAGTAACTTGGCTAATATTGGGGATACCAAGAGTTTGATTATACATCCAGCATCTACTATTTGTGCTCAAAATACAACGGAAGAAAAAGAGCAAATGGGTGTTTATGAAGATCTAGTTAGAATATCTGTTGGTATAGAAGATATAGAAGATATCATAGAAGATGTACAGCAAGCATTAGATAAGATTTAG
- a CDS encoding SLC13 family permease, protein MKSVYIDKRPLWVLLFLEYKNALMLLTSFIMFFVFISSDRIPEGLSIEGYKTMVIFILAIFLWVTNIIPLAITSLGVMGLLATYNVLEGGRIYSFFGNEALFFIIGAFIISAGISTSGLNIRISYFVLSKFGHSPSKLVLTIFFLGAGLAHFMPAHAVAALLFPILVAVADKLKLEPGSILGRYMFFALAWGSIIGGVVTLLGGARNALAIGILNEATGLNISFMDWFITTAPPVYGIMAVVTIYLKYKVKLSQKDTHLIQELLSEDTSRLGKIKFNEIKAFVILILTIYMWVFQSNRFGIANIALISAALFFVLNVMGWEDAKDQINWGAIFMYGGAIALGRALVDTGLLTYLSEEYLLTMNITLAGFIIVTFVISLFLTEGISNAAVVVMLLPVILEMALRLGFDPKLAVYIVAIPAGLAFMMPMGSPPNAIAYSSGFIKPNDSMKTGFVLNMISIGIFLLFALFYWPLLGLY, encoded by the coding sequence ATGAAATCGGTTTATATTGATAAAAGGCCTCTTTGGGTTTTACTGTTTTTAGAATATAAAAATGCATTAATGCTGTTAACTTCATTTATTATGTTTTTTGTGTTTATATCATCGGATAGAATACCTGAAGGATTATCTATAGAAGGCTATAAAACAATGGTTATTTTTATATTGGCTATATTTTTATGGGTTACTAATATTATACCCTTGGCCATTACCAGTTTAGGCGTTATGGGATTACTAGCCACCTATAATGTTTTAGAAGGTGGTAGAATATATTCTTTTTTTGGTAATGAAGCATTGTTTTTTATAATAGGGGCATTCATAATATCAGCAGGGATATCAACGTCAGGGTTAAACATTAGAATATCCTATTTTGTGCTTTCTAAGTTTGGTCATAGCCCTAGTAAGTTAGTGCTAACAATATTTTTCTTAGGGGCAGGGTTAGCTCACTTTATGCCTGCACATGCCGTTGCAGCATTGTTATTTCCTATACTTGTTGCAGTAGCAGATAAATTAAAATTAGAACCAGGTTCTATTTTAGGAAGATATATGTTTTTTGCATTGGCTTGGGGAAGTATTATTGGCGGTGTTGTTACACTTTTAGGTGGTGCTAGAAATGCATTGGCAATAGGGATTCTTAATGAGGCAACAGGGCTTAATATTAGTTTTATGGATTGGTTTATTACAACAGCGCCACCTGTTTATGGCATAATGGCTGTTGTGACTATATATCTAAAGTATAAAGTAAAGTTATCTCAAAAAGATACCCATTTAATTCAAGAGTTATTAAGTGAAGATACCAGTCGACTAGGAAAAATAAAGTTTAATGAGATTAAAGCCTTTGTCATACTGATTTTAACCATTTATATGTGGGTTTTTCAAAGCAATCGGTTTGGTATTGCTAATATTGCCTTAATCAGTGCAGCCCTTTTCTTTGTACTAAATGTTATGGGCTGGGAAGATGCAAAAGATCAGATAAACTGGGGTGCCATATTTATGTATGGTGGTGCTATTGCTTTAGGTAGGGCATTGGTGGATACTGGTTTGCTTACCTATTTATCAGAAGAATATTTGTTGACAATGAACATTACATTGGCAGGGTTTATTATTGTAACCTTTGTCATCAGTTTGTTTTTAACAGAGGGCATTTCTAATGCAGCAGTTGTCGTAATGCTTTTGCCAGTTATACTAGAAATGGCATTAAGATTAGGGTTTGATCCAAAGTTGGCTGTGTATATTGTTGCAATACCAGCAGGTCTCGCATTTATGATGCCAATGGGTTCACCGCCCAATGCCATAGCATATTCATCAGGGTTTATAAAACCTAATGACTCTATGAAAACTGGATTTGTATTAAATATGATTTCCATAGGGATTTTCTTGCTTTTTGCATTGTTCTATTGGCCTTTATTAGGATTATATTAG
- the cysC gene encoding adenylyl-sulfate kinase, which translates to MDNKSTNIVWHKTNITKQDREKLLGQKGVLLWFTGLSGSGKSTIATALEQKLWELGKLTYLLDGDNVRHGLNGDLGFSEEDRKENIRRIKEVAKLFVDAGVITIASFIAPFREDRDSIRRELGDRFVEVFVNCPIEVCASRDPKGLYEKVKNGEIRNFTGVDSPYEVPLDCEVEIKSDEVSVEEAVDSLLRIISNL; encoded by the coding sequence TTGGATAATAAGTCTACGAATATTGTTTGGCATAAGACAAATATTACAAAACAAGATAGAGAAAAATTACTTGGTCAAAAAGGTGTTCTTTTATGGTTTACTGGATTGTCAGGTTCTGGAAAATCTACTATTGCGACTGCATTAGAACAGAAGCTTTGGGAGTTAGGCAAACTGACTTATTTGCTAGATGGTGATAATGTAAGACATGGTCTTAATGGTGATTTAGGTTTTAGTGAAGAGGATAGGAAAGAGAATATCAGAAGAATTAAAGAGGTTGCTAAGTTATTTGTTGATGCTGGTGTGATTACCATTGCTTCTTTTATTGCCCCTTTTAGAGAAGATAGGGATAGTATTAGAAGAGAATTAGGAGATCGTTTTGTAGAGGTTTTTGTGAATTGTCCTATTGAAGTTTGTGCGTCTCGTGATCCTAAGGGGTTGTATGAGAAGGTTAAGAATGGGGAGATTAGGAATTTTACTGGGGTGGATTCCCCTTATGAAGTGCCACTTGACTGTGAGGTTGAGATTAAGTCTGATGAGGTTTCTGTTGAAGAGGCTGTAGATAGTTTGTTAAGAATCATTAGCAATCTTTAG